A single genomic interval of Daucus carota subsp. sativus chromosome 1, DH1 v3.0, whole genome shotgun sequence harbors:
- the LOC108224349 gene encoding probable LRR receptor-like serine/threonine-protein kinase At3g47570 isoform X2, producing the protein MTFKFLRFNIILIFVLGTSTTFVYSFSNNVTDQQALVSFKLLITEDPSGVLESWNNSFHFCHWTGITCSRSRQRVTVLDLSSLGLAGTLSPHIGNLSFLRTIYLYENRLHGLIPSEIGRLFRLQHLSMGNNTFQGGFPANLLHCRDITYMNLESNDLEGKLPTDFSSWSKLNVFSVARNHFDGSIPPSIGNISSLRALYLADNTLVGEIPQEVAHLTKLEVLGLSGNRLSGFGFTQLPRLQQFSAGNNTFTGPLPPSIANASNLVILDLSFNNIIGPIPKNLGSLLNIEWLALGHNPLGENMQSNEWSFFNSLVNCTHLRTLGLHENSLRGELPSSIANLSTTVEDLYLYGNHIYGSIPHEIGKLVNMIHLNFEVNFLTGSIPQSIGRLSKLGGLYLSENNISGVIPTSFSNITNLVELYLDGNVLQGSIPTKLFNISTLEDLFLANNMLRGVIPEEIVFLSHCISLNLSQNLVTGPLPSNIGSLKHLARLDLSYNKLTGDIPATLEGCLMLEELYMGGNLFQGKIPSSFKALKNLAYLDISNNNISGSIPSFFDGFHQIIFLNLSHNKLEGEVSKEGLFSKVSTFSVVGNWELCGGVQALHLPSCPDKVSRKKKKTFALRTILILVLVPLGVLLACLALISYRRLNYKKLNEPVSGLKDDHYPKLSYQDLLLATNEFSPDNLIGEGRYGSVYKGHLESVEHLVAVKVLNGEIHGANKTFLAECETLRNIRHRNLIKIITACSSIDFKGNDFKALVFEFMTNGSLDSWLHPGPSYQGYERNLSVLQRLNISIDVALGIDYLHHHTHACIIHCDLKPSNILLDENFVARIGDFGLARFCFSTTTDINQAQMSSTGVRGTVGYVPPEYGMFGEISTKGDVYSYGILLLQIFSGKQPTDNSILIDGGDNLHDYVKKALPQRVMDIADPRISLDQEEHGLTVNQSYNRAIMEVCLESIFEVGLLCSEELPQKRIDISVAIKKLHIAKEKLLQLRH; encoded by the exons ATGACTTTCAAATTTCTCCGATTTAACATTATCCTGATATTTGTGCTGGGAACCTCGACAACATTTGTATATTCATTTTCAAACAATGTCACTGATCAACAGGCTTTGGTTTCATTCAAGTTATTAATAACAGAGGACCCCTCTGGTGTGCTAGAGTCATGGAACAATTCCTTCCACTTCTGTCATTGGACAGGCATTACATGCAGCCGCAGCAGACAGAGGGTAACCGTACTCGACCTCTCATCACTAGGCTTGGCGGGTACATTGTCTCCTCATATTGGAAATCTCTCATTTTTAAGGACAATATACCTCTATGAAAACCGTTTACATGGCTTGATTCCCAGTGAAATTGGTCGACTTTTTCGCCTACAACATCTTTCTATGGGAAACAACACTTTTCAAGGTGGATTTCCTGCCAATCTGCTTCATTGCAGAGATATCACATACATGAATTTGGAAAGCAATGATCTTGAAGGAAAACTGCCCACTGATTTTTCTTCCTGGTCTAAGCTTAATGTGTTTTCTGTTGCGCGGAACCATTTTGATGGATCCATCCCACCTTCAATAGGGAACATATCATCTCTTCGTGCTCTTTATTTAGCTGATAATACTTTAGTTGGGGAGATACCTCAGGAAGTGGCTCATCTCACAAAACTAGAGGTTCTTGGTTTGTCAGGAAACAGGTTGTCAG GTTTTGGCTTCACCCAGCTTCCCAGACTGCAACAGTTCTCCGCTGGAAATAACACTTTTACGGGCCCTCTTCCACCTTCGATAGCTAATGCATCCAATCTTGTCATCCTTGACCTATCATTTAACAACATAATTGGGCCTATACCAAAAAATTTGGGTAGCCTTCTTAATATTGAATGGCTAGCGCTGGGTCATAATCCACTTGGAGAGAATATGCAGTCTAATGAATGGAGCTTTTTCAATTCCTTGGTTAATTGTACCCATCTAAGGACGTTGGGCTTACACGAGAATAGTTTAAGAGGGGAGCTCCCTAGTTCCATTGCAAATCTCTCCACCACTGTGGAAGACCTGTATCTGTATGGGAACCACATATACGGAAGCATACCTCATGAAATCGGAAAACTTGTCAACATGATACATCTTAATTTTGAAGTCAACTTCTTAACGGGGAGTATTCCACAATCAATAGGAAGATTATCAAAGTTAGGTGGGTTATATTTGAGTGAAAACAACATTTCAGGAGTGATTCCAACTTCCTTTAGCAACATTACTAACTTAGTTGAACTCTATTTAGATGGTAATGTGCTCCAAGGAAGCATACCCACTAAATTGTTTAACATCTCAACTCTAGAGGACCTATTCCTCGCTAACAACATGCTTAGAGGGGTAATACCCGAAGAAATTGTGTTTCTTTCTCATTGTATTTCCCTTAATTTGTCTCAGAATTTAGTCACCGGTCCACTTCCATCCAACATTGGAAGCTTGAAACATTTGGCTagactagatctttcatataaCAAACTAACAGGAGATATACCCGCCACTCTTGAAGGATGTTTGATGTTGGAGGAGCTATATATGGGAGGAAACCTTTTCCAAGGTAAAATTCCATCCTCTTTCAAAGCTTTGAAAAATCTTGCATATCTAGATATTTCCAACAATAACATCTCTGGGAGTATTCCAAGTTTTTTTGATGGgtttcatcaaattatattccTCAATCTGTCGCATAACAAGCTTGAAGGTGAAGTTTCAAAGGAAGGTCTGTTTTCAAAAGTTAGCACTTTTTCAGTCGTTGGAAATTGGGAACTTTGTGGAGGTGTTCAAGCACTGCATTTGCCTTCTTGTCCAGACAAAGTTTCCAGGAAGAAGAAAAAAACATTTGCCTTAAGAACAATACTGATCTTAGTTCTTGTACCCCTTGGTGTCTTGTTAGCATGTCTTGCTTTAATTTCATACCGACGTCTAAATTACAAGAAGTTGAATGAGCCTGTTTCAGGATTGAAGGATGACCACTATCCCAAACTTTCATACCAAGACCTTCTACTAGCTACAAATGAGTTTTCTCCGGACAATTTGATCGGTGAAGGAAGATATGGTTCTGTTTACAAAGGACATCTTGAATCAGTGGAACACTTAGTTGCTGTGAAGGTACTAAACGGTGAAATACATGGAGCCAACAAGACATTTTTGGCAGAGTGTGAAACATTAAGGAACATTCGCCATCGGAATCTTATCAAGATCATCACAGCATGCTCTAGCATTGATTTTAAGGGCAATGACTTCAAGGCATTGGTTTTTGAGTTCATGACTAATGGGAGTCTAGACAGTTGGTTGCATCCAGGTCCTTCTTATCAAGGGTATGAAAGAAACTTGTCTGTACTCCAAAGATTAAATATTTCCATTGATGTTGCATTAGGAATAGATTATCTGCATCATCACACCCATGCATGTATCATTCATTGCGACCTAAAGCCAAGTAACATTCTTCTTGATGAGAATTTTGTGGCTCGTATCGGTGATTTTGGTTTGGCAAGGTTCTGCTTTTCGACAACAACTGACATCAATCAAGCACAAATGAGTTCAACTGGTGTCCGTGGAACAGTGGGATATGTTCCTCCAG AATATGGAATGTTTGGAGAGATATCTACAAAGGGAGACGTGTATAGCTATGGCATTCTTCTACTACAAATTTTCTCGGGGAAACAGCCAACAGATAACAGCATATTAATAGATGGCGGTGATAATCTTCATGACTATGTGAAGAAGGCACTCCCGCAAAGAGTGATGGACATTGCTGACCCGCGGATATCACTAGATCAAGAAGAACATGGATTGACTGTCAATCAATCATACAACAGGGCTATTATGGAGGTATGCCTGGAATCAATATTTGAAGTGGGGTTATTATGTTCAGAAGAGTTGCCACAAAAGCGCATTGACATTAGTGTTGCTATTAAGAAGTTACATATAGCAAAAGAGAAACTTCTGCAGCTCAGGCACTAA
- the LOC108224349 gene encoding probable LRR receptor-like serine/threonine-protein kinase At3g47570 isoform X1, giving the protein MTFKFLRFNIILIFVLGTSTTFVYSFSNNVTDQQALVSFKLLITEDPSGVLESWNNSFHFCHWTGITCSRSRQRVTVLDLSSLGLAGTLSPHIGNLSFLRTIYLYENRLHGLIPSEIGRLFRLQHLSMGNNTFQGGFPANLLHCRDITYMNLESNDLEGKLPTDFSSWSKLNVFSVARNHFDGSIPPSIGNISSLRALYLADNTLVGEIPQEVAHLTKLEVLGLSGNRLSGMVPLPLYNISSLLSLGLEDNRFKGTLPPGFGFTQLPRLQQFSAGNNTFTGPLPPSIANASNLVILDLSFNNIIGPIPKNLGSLLNIEWLALGHNPLGENMQSNEWSFFNSLVNCTHLRTLGLHENSLRGELPSSIANLSTTVEDLYLYGNHIYGSIPHEIGKLVNMIHLNFEVNFLTGSIPQSIGRLSKLGGLYLSENNISGVIPTSFSNITNLVELYLDGNVLQGSIPTKLFNISTLEDLFLANNMLRGVIPEEIVFLSHCISLNLSQNLVTGPLPSNIGSLKHLARLDLSYNKLTGDIPATLEGCLMLEELYMGGNLFQGKIPSSFKALKNLAYLDISNNNISGSIPSFFDGFHQIIFLNLSHNKLEGEVSKEGLFSKVSTFSVVGNWELCGGVQALHLPSCPDKVSRKKKKTFALRTILILVLVPLGVLLACLALISYRRLNYKKLNEPVSGLKDDHYPKLSYQDLLLATNEFSPDNLIGEGRYGSVYKGHLESVEHLVAVKVLNGEIHGANKTFLAECETLRNIRHRNLIKIITACSSIDFKGNDFKALVFEFMTNGSLDSWLHPGPSYQGYERNLSVLQRLNISIDVALGIDYLHHHTHACIIHCDLKPSNILLDENFVARIGDFGLARFCFSTTTDINQAQMSSTGVRGTVGYVPPEYGMFGEISTKGDVYSYGILLLQIFSGKQPTDNSILIDGGDNLHDYVKKALPQRVMDIADPRISLDQEEHGLTVNQSYNRAIMEVCLESIFEVGLLCSEELPQKRIDISVAIKKLHIAKEKLLQLRH; this is encoded by the exons ATGACTTTCAAATTTCTCCGATTTAACATTATCCTGATATTTGTGCTGGGAACCTCGACAACATTTGTATATTCATTTTCAAACAATGTCACTGATCAACAGGCTTTGGTTTCATTCAAGTTATTAATAACAGAGGACCCCTCTGGTGTGCTAGAGTCATGGAACAATTCCTTCCACTTCTGTCATTGGACAGGCATTACATGCAGCCGCAGCAGACAGAGGGTAACCGTACTCGACCTCTCATCACTAGGCTTGGCGGGTACATTGTCTCCTCATATTGGAAATCTCTCATTTTTAAGGACAATATACCTCTATGAAAACCGTTTACATGGCTTGATTCCCAGTGAAATTGGTCGACTTTTTCGCCTACAACATCTTTCTATGGGAAACAACACTTTTCAAGGTGGATTTCCTGCCAATCTGCTTCATTGCAGAGATATCACATACATGAATTTGGAAAGCAATGATCTTGAAGGAAAACTGCCCACTGATTTTTCTTCCTGGTCTAAGCTTAATGTGTTTTCTGTTGCGCGGAACCATTTTGATGGATCCATCCCACCTTCAATAGGGAACATATCATCTCTTCGTGCTCTTTATTTAGCTGATAATACTTTAGTTGGGGAGATACCTCAGGAAGTGGCTCATCTCACAAAACTAGAGGTTCTTGGTTTGTCAGGAAACAGGTTGTCAGGTATGGTTCCCCTACCACTTTACAACATTTCGTCCCTCCTTTCTCTTGGTCTAGAAGATAATAGGTTTAAAGGAACGCTTCCACCAGGTTTTGGCTTCACCCAGCTTCCCAGACTGCAACAGTTCTCCGCTGGAAATAACACTTTTACGGGCCCTCTTCCACCTTCGATAGCTAATGCATCCAATCTTGTCATCCTTGACCTATCATTTAACAACATAATTGGGCCTATACCAAAAAATTTGGGTAGCCTTCTTAATATTGAATGGCTAGCGCTGGGTCATAATCCACTTGGAGAGAATATGCAGTCTAATGAATGGAGCTTTTTCAATTCCTTGGTTAATTGTACCCATCTAAGGACGTTGGGCTTACACGAGAATAGTTTAAGAGGGGAGCTCCCTAGTTCCATTGCAAATCTCTCCACCACTGTGGAAGACCTGTATCTGTATGGGAACCACATATACGGAAGCATACCTCATGAAATCGGAAAACTTGTCAACATGATACATCTTAATTTTGAAGTCAACTTCTTAACGGGGAGTATTCCACAATCAATAGGAAGATTATCAAAGTTAGGTGGGTTATATTTGAGTGAAAACAACATTTCAGGAGTGATTCCAACTTCCTTTAGCAACATTACTAACTTAGTTGAACTCTATTTAGATGGTAATGTGCTCCAAGGAAGCATACCCACTAAATTGTTTAACATCTCAACTCTAGAGGACCTATTCCTCGCTAACAACATGCTTAGAGGGGTAATACCCGAAGAAATTGTGTTTCTTTCTCATTGTATTTCCCTTAATTTGTCTCAGAATTTAGTCACCGGTCCACTTCCATCCAACATTGGAAGCTTGAAACATTTGGCTagactagatctttcatataaCAAACTAACAGGAGATATACCCGCCACTCTTGAAGGATGTTTGATGTTGGAGGAGCTATATATGGGAGGAAACCTTTTCCAAGGTAAAATTCCATCCTCTTTCAAAGCTTTGAAAAATCTTGCATATCTAGATATTTCCAACAATAACATCTCTGGGAGTATTCCAAGTTTTTTTGATGGgtttcatcaaattatattccTCAATCTGTCGCATAACAAGCTTGAAGGTGAAGTTTCAAAGGAAGGTCTGTTTTCAAAAGTTAGCACTTTTTCAGTCGTTGGAAATTGGGAACTTTGTGGAGGTGTTCAAGCACTGCATTTGCCTTCTTGTCCAGACAAAGTTTCCAGGAAGAAGAAAAAAACATTTGCCTTAAGAACAATACTGATCTTAGTTCTTGTACCCCTTGGTGTCTTGTTAGCATGTCTTGCTTTAATTTCATACCGACGTCTAAATTACAAGAAGTTGAATGAGCCTGTTTCAGGATTGAAGGATGACCACTATCCCAAACTTTCATACCAAGACCTTCTACTAGCTACAAATGAGTTTTCTCCGGACAATTTGATCGGTGAAGGAAGATATGGTTCTGTTTACAAAGGACATCTTGAATCAGTGGAACACTTAGTTGCTGTGAAGGTACTAAACGGTGAAATACATGGAGCCAACAAGACATTTTTGGCAGAGTGTGAAACATTAAGGAACATTCGCCATCGGAATCTTATCAAGATCATCACAGCATGCTCTAGCATTGATTTTAAGGGCAATGACTTCAAGGCATTGGTTTTTGAGTTCATGACTAATGGGAGTCTAGACAGTTGGTTGCATCCAGGTCCTTCTTATCAAGGGTATGAAAGAAACTTGTCTGTACTCCAAAGATTAAATATTTCCATTGATGTTGCATTAGGAATAGATTATCTGCATCATCACACCCATGCATGTATCATTCATTGCGACCTAAAGCCAAGTAACATTCTTCTTGATGAGAATTTTGTGGCTCGTATCGGTGATTTTGGTTTGGCAAGGTTCTGCTTTTCGACAACAACTGACATCAATCAAGCACAAATGAGTTCAACTGGTGTCCGTGGAACAGTGGGATATGTTCCTCCAG AATATGGAATGTTTGGAGAGATATCTACAAAGGGAGACGTGTATAGCTATGGCATTCTTCTACTACAAATTTTCTCGGGGAAACAGCCAACAGATAACAGCATATTAATAGATGGCGGTGATAATCTTCATGACTATGTGAAGAAGGCACTCCCGCAAAGAGTGATGGACATTGCTGACCCGCGGATATCACTAGATCAAGAAGAACATGGATTGACTGTCAATCAATCATACAACAGGGCTATTATGGAGGTATGCCTGGAATCAATATTTGAAGTGGGGTTATTATGTTCAGAAGAGTTGCCACAAAAGCGCATTGACATTAGTGTTGCTATTAAGAAGTTACATATAGCAAAAGAGAAACTTCTGCAGCTCAGGCACTAA